A stretch of DNA from Spirosoma endbachense:
TTATTAAGCAGCCCCAAATCGAACCCGACATCAAACTGGGCCGTTTTTTCCCAGCGCAGATCGGGGTTGCCAATTCGGCCAGCCTGCGTTGTCAGCACCTCCGTATCGCCAAAAACGGTGCGTGATGTGACGTAAGCCGACAGGGAATTGTAGAGACCAATACCATCATTACCGGTGATTCCATAGCTCAGGCGAAACTTCAAATCGCTAAGTGCCTGCACATTTTTCAGAAAGGGTTCATCGGATACCCGCCAGGCAAAGGCACCGGAAGGGAAGAAACCATATTTATTGTTAAGCCCAAACCGGGAAGATCCATCTACCCGACCTGTGAGCGTGAACAGATACCGATCCTTGAACCGGTAATTGACCCGGCCCAAATACGAGTTCAGGCCCCATTTCTGTACTGAATTGGTGGGAGCAATCAGCACCGATGCCTGAGCCAGACTGTTCGCGCCCAGCGTATAGTTGGCAAAATTCTGGGCTTCCTGATAGGTCCGTTCCTCCCGATTGGATTGGAATGTGATCCCCGCCAGTACATCGAAGGCATGACTGGCATTCAGTGTGCGGGTATAGGTGAGTGTGTTTTCGTTCAGCAGATTCACATTGCTCGAAGTTCCGTTCGAGCCGTATCCATTTACGGTATTGGCAACCAGTGTCTGAGGGGTAAAAAAGACGTTTCGTCGGGTATTCAGCAAGTCGACGCCTACACTAATACGAGCGGTTAACCCGTTCAACACTTTATATTCTCCGAAAAGACTACCCAGAACCCGGTCACTGTACAGAATATTCGTGGATGTTCGTAACAAAGCCACTGGATTGGCGATACTGGCCATACCCGAGCCCGGTCCCACGTTCAGCAATTGCCAGTTGCCGCTGGCGTCATACACGGGGCTGGCCGGAGAAATGGTTCGGGCCGATCCAACAGGGCTTCCCCCGTATCCGCTCTCATTGACCCCATTGTTAACACTCCGACTGACGGTGAGCGTCGTCCCAATTTTTAGCCGGTCATTTACGTTCGCGTCCAGATTGATGCGGCCCGTATACCGTTTGTAGTTATTGGCGATAATAATCCCATCCTGATTGAAATAGTTGGTACTCACTAAATAGCGCAGTTTATCGGTGCCGCCAGAAAAGGAAAGCTGGTAGTTCTGCATGGGAGCTGCCCGGTAAATTTCCTTCTGCCAATTTGTGCCGACGCCGTATTCTGCTGGTTTTTTGGGGTAGGCAGGCGTGTATCCATAGCGTTCGGCAAAGCCGAGGTTACGTAGCTGCTCATTTTTAAGTGCTGTCTGTTCTTCGGCAGTTGCCAAATCCAGCATTTTAATGATGTTCGATACGCCATAATAGGCTTCAAAATCAACGCTCGACTGACCTTCCTTCCCCCGTCGGGTTGTTACCAGTACCACACCGTTGGCACCGCGAGAGCCGTAAATAGCCGTTGCCGACGCATCTTTCAGTACTTCGATGCTCTCGATATCACTTGGATTGATGGTTGCCAGTACATTCGGAAAACCGACGGAACCGCCGGCTCCCTGCGCCGTTGCCGGATTAGTTACCGGAAATCCATCGATGACATATAGTGGATCGTTGGAGGCCGAAATCGAGTTGCCGCCCCTGATCCGGATGGTGACCCCACCACCCGGCGCATTCGAGGAGTTCGTCACCTGCACACCCGATACCCGTCCCTGCAAGGCCTGATTAAAGGAGGTAACCGGCTGTGCCTTCAGTTCGCTTGACCCGATAGAAGCCACCGAACCGGTTAAATCTCGTTTTTTGACTGCGCCATACCCAATAACCACCACTTCATTGAGTGATTTGTTATCGGCTTTCAGAGAAATATTGATCGTTGTCTGGTTGCCAACGGTTACCTCCTGCGGCTCATAGCCAACATAAGAAAAGATCAGTACCGATCTTCCATCCTGCACCAAAAGCCGAAACTTTCCGTCTCCATCCGAGGAAGTGCCCCGGTTTGTCCCTTTCACCACGATACTTACTCCCGGTAGCGCCTGCCTCATTTCGTCGGAGATGGTTCCAGAAACGGTCTGATCAGCGGGAACGATAACCTCAGCCTGAAAGGAAGGTTGAGTTTCATCGGGCACCGCCACCGGACTTAACACGATCTGTCGACCCACGACTTCGTACCG
This window harbors:
- a CDS encoding SusC/RagA family TonB-linked outer membrane protein translates to MKLSLLQALLVVIFAGASLANDATAQELLNKRVTFRLENQGLRKVLKEIESQTNIRFAFRPREIPFDLKITVVATNESLGDVLDKVVKPLRLRYEVVGRQIVLSPVAVPDETQPSFQAEVIVPADQTVSGTISDEMRQALPGVSIVVKGTNRGTSSDGDGKFRLLVQDGRSVLIFSYVGYEPQEVTVGNQTTINISLKADNKSLNEVVVIGYGAVKKRDLTGSVASIGSSELKAQPVTSFNQALQGRVSGVQVTNSSNAPGGGVTIRIRGGNSISASNDPLYVIDGFPVTNPATAQGAGGSVGFPNVLATINPSDIESIEVLKDASATAIYGSRGANGVVLVTTRRGKEGQSSVDFEAYYGVSNIIKMLDLATAEEQTALKNEQLRNLGFAERYGYTPAYPKKPAEYGVGTNWQKEIYRAAPMQNYQLSFSGGTDKLRYLVSTNYFNQDGIIIANNYKRYTGRINLDANVNDRLKIGTTLTVSRSVNNGVNESGYGGSPVGSARTISPASPVYDASGNWQLLNVGPGSGMASIANPVALLRTSTNILYSDRVLGSLFGEYKVLNGLTARISVGVDLLNTRRNVFFTPQTLVANTVNGYGSNGTSSNVNLLNENTLTYTRTLNASHAFDVLAGITFQSNREERTYQEAQNFANYTLGANSLAQASVLIAPTNSVQKWGLNSYLGRVNYRFKDRYLFTLTGRVDGSSRFGLNNKYGFFPSGAFAWRVSDEPFLKNVQALSDLKFRLSYGITGNDGIGLYNSLSAYVTSRTVFGDTEVLTTQAGRIGNPDLRWEKTAQFDVGFDLGLLNNRIQLTADYYQKTTSDLLLAIDLPATIGFTTVTRNIGSLENKGFELGITSVNIDGKFKWTTNGNISTNRNKVLRLADADQYLVTDGGTSMQTIVKVGEAVGSFYGRVFDGVWQSNEAVKAAGGLAQTGDVGGAPRYKDVNGDGVFNNATDRAVIGNGLPKFIFGLTNTFSFKGLDLAIFLQGVQGNQLYNQTRNITETDPGATALKSFINDHWQTEKPSNNRPSARQWSIFNSSYLIEDGSFLRLKNISLGYRLPLKTKAIRAARVYVSGQNLLTVSKYSGYDPEVNSNFTSNTTYGIDNFAYPPARTFTIGGTITF